In the bacterium genome, one interval contains:
- a CDS encoding glycosyltransferase family 2 protein, translating to MSRNLLIIPAYNEGASIQGVIYAVRPFIDGDIVVIDDGSEDETADLARAAGAAVIRHPCNLGIGAAVQTGFLYGLNRGYDYVVRQDGDGQHDPKQIPRLLEVLQQGDADIVVGSRFLAREGYQSTWVRRVGIVVLGIVSRLVGTHVTDPTSGYWAVNRRALTVLARSHPDDYPETEALVLASRAGCRVREVPVIMYARIAGQSSIGSIYSGFYMLKVVLALLIGRLRPR from the coding sequence GTGAGCCGCAACCTGCTGATCATCCCCGCCTACAACGAAGGCGCGTCGATCCAGGGCGTGATCTACGCGGTGCGGCCGTTCATCGACGGCGACATCGTGGTGATCGACGACGGCTCGGAGGACGAGACCGCCGACCTGGCGCGCGCCGCCGGCGCGGCGGTGATCCGCCACCCGTGCAACCTGGGCATCGGCGCCGCCGTGCAGACCGGGTTTCTCTACGGCCTCAACCGCGGCTACGACTACGTCGTGCGCCAGGACGGCGACGGGCAGCACGACCCGAAACAGATCCCGCGCCTGCTCGAGGTGTTGCAGCAGGGCGACGCCGACATCGTCGTCGGCTCGCGCTTCCTCGCCCGCGAGGGGTACCAGTCCACCTGGGTGCGCCGGGTCGGCATCGTCGTGCTCGGCATCGTCAGCCGCCTGGTCGGCACGCACGTGACCGACCCGACCTCCGGCTACTGGGCGGTCAACCGCCGGGCCCTGACCGTGCTCGCCCGCTCGCATCCCGACGACTATCCGGAGACCGAGGCGCTGGTGCTCGCCTCGCGCGCCGGCTGCCGGGTGCGCGAGGTGCCGGTGATCATGTACGCGCGCATCGCCGGCCAGTCGTCGATCGGCTCGATCTACTCCGGGTTCTACATGCTGAAGGTGGTGTTGGCGCTGCTGATCGGCCGGCTGCGCCCGCGTTGA
- a CDS encoding DUF2304 domain-containing protein, protein MHTLDILAVTASLIVMLFVVESIRRSNLNARYAILWLGAGAALLLFSLYRPLLHWAAALLGIAYPPSLLFGLAFLFALLIMLHYSLVISSHRDSIRRLAQAVALLERELEEQRAAR, encoded by the coding sequence ATGCACACGCTCGACATCCTGGCGGTCACCGCCAGTCTCATCGTCATGCTGTTCGTCGTCGAGTCGATCCGGCGCAGCAATCTCAACGCCCGCTATGCCATCCTCTGGCTCGGCGCCGGCGCCGCGCTGCTCCTCTTCTCCCTCTACCGGCCGCTGCTGCACTGGGCCGCGGCGCTGCTCGGCATCGCCTACCCGCCCTCCCTGCTCTTCGGCCTCGCCTTCCTCTTCGCGCTCCTGATCATGCTCCACTACTCGCTGGTGATCTCGTCGCACCGCGATTCGATCCGCCGCCTGGCGCAGGCCGTGGCGCTGCTGGAGCGCGAGTTGGAGGAGCAGCGCGCGGCGCGATGA
- a CDS encoding glycosyltransferase family 2 protein has translation MARQHLTPPPADAGPAADLTAYDPQVPVSVLVVNWNGREHLAVCLDSLRAQTLPGVEIILVDNGSTDDSLTFVRARYGAAVRIVALADNRGYAGGLNAGIAAARGRYLMPLNSDTEVAPECCARLVAAADDHPTTGMFAPKILEFAERGRLDNVGHWLYPDGLSRGRGRLELDRGQYDGEEEIVLPSGCAVLLRRAMLADIGVFDADLFAYCDDTDLGLRGRLAGWRCRAVPGAVVYHKYSAASAAYSPLKAFLVERNRAWVAIKCLPAPLLLASPLFTLARLAAQAWGALTHRGAAGQFAATHSPLALVGVLLRAYAAALAGLPVTWRKRREIQRRRRVSAWEPVTWLRRWGMGIREVALKD, from the coding sequence ATGGCCCGCCAGCACCTGACCCCACCGCCGGCCGACGCCGGCCCCGCCGCCGACCTCACCGCCTACGATCCGCAGGTGCCGGTGTCGGTGCTGGTGGTGAACTGGAACGGCCGCGAGCACCTCGCGGTGTGTCTCGACTCGCTGCGGGCGCAGACCCTGCCCGGGGTCGAGATCATCCTGGTCGACAACGGCTCGACCGACGACTCCCTGACATTCGTGCGCGCGCGCTACGGCGCCGCGGTGCGCATCGTCGCCCTGGCCGACAATCGCGGCTACGCCGGCGGGCTCAACGCCGGCATCGCCGCGGCGCGCGGCCGCTACCTGATGCCGCTCAACAGCGACACCGAGGTCGCGCCCGAGTGCTGCGCCCGCCTGGTGGCGGCGGCCGACGACCATCCGACCACCGGCATGTTCGCCCCCAAGATCCTCGAGTTCGCCGAGCGCGGCCGCCTCGACAACGTCGGCCACTGGCTCTACCCCGACGGTCTGAGCCGCGGCCGCGGCCGCCTCGAGCTCGACCGCGGCCAGTACGACGGCGAGGAGGAGATCGTGCTGCCGAGCGGCTGCGCCGTGCTGCTGCGCCGCGCCATGCTGGCCGACATCGGCGTCTTCGACGCGGACCTCTTCGCCTACTGCGACGACACCGACCTCGGCCTGCGCGGCCGGCTCGCCGGCTGGCGCTGTCGCGCCGTGCCGGGCGCCGTCGTCTACCACAAGTACTCCGCCGCCAGCGCCGCCTACTCGCCGCTGAAGGCGTTCCTGGTCGAACGCAACCGCGCCTGGGTGGCGATCAAGTGCCTGCCGGCGCCGCTGCTCCTCGCCAGCCCGCTCTTCACCCTCGCCCGCCTGGCGGCGCAGGCCTGGGGCGCCCTCACCCACCGCGGCGCCGCCGGCCAGTTCGCCGCCACCCACTCGCCGCTGGCGCTGGTCGGCGTCCTGCTGCGCGCCTACGCCGCCGCGCTCGCCGGCCTGCCCGTCACCTGGCGCAAGCGCCGCGAGATCCAGCGCCGCCGCCGCGTCTCCGCCTGGGAGCCGGTGACCTGGCTGCGCCGCTGGGGCATGGGCATCCGCGAGGTGGCGCTGAAGGACTGA